A genomic window from Flavobacterium azooxidireducens includes:
- a CDS encoding GEVED domain-containing protein, with translation MTKYYNSLSWRLGTSLKTREPDGDKNPYVSSFFATKKVWHLMFLFLILNIFSLDSFAQITVGAGNTSNGNGPFSSCWGYSYHQQIYLQPTINTAGNITSLSFTSAGIIPTTATGGTPNTPQGANTAFRIYLGHTTKADFATNNDWEPLANLTLVYDGSVTMPTSSGQVITINLTVPFAYNNTDNLILAVDENSPGYSCTYNWLANTAQTNRNIYFRSDTINPDPTAPGTGARTTTTPQVVLGGLVPVLPPNCIASPTTPSNAGTGFNGSNLTWSGATGNPSGYTLYFGTDGGGTLAPTNLVNGSALGLTNTYAIPPGTLSPSTTYYWQVIPTNNNGAATGCAIWSFTTANLPNCVTTQTPANLATNVALNTALSWSSVAGASSYDVFLGTSSPAAFYANATGTSTPLVATLLANTEYFYKIVPKNALGSATSCVEGSFTTGSSFIYCNPTYSLGCGTDAITNVVLGSLSNASGCTASPHYTFYNALTVPTLQRGVNQNISISFGTDSNQYSAVWVDFNQNGTFEASEGFLATGNAGASGTAVITINVPLGAVLGNTRLRVRGGDDSPLTTSMACGASASSYGETEDYIVTITEAPVCLPPTAFTANVLGDSVNLNWSSTGSDFQIEYGLSGFTLGTGTTVLASGISTTIEELTLEQAYQTYIRQDCGVDGFSSWVGPITFTPSNSVTNTSGNISTLLVAVEPTPSTFSTCPGTLSITVPTGKWIASLAVEYSMTAVGDLFDEGWMSEQRSFIYSPTLGVGEATVAAGAGDSTGTFNYSRNLPFAEQATGTITFQLHAFRGYGGSGCGTTFNLVNNGTWKLTPVFEDIPSCFAVSASSIVVVPSAVDSASITWNAPSSPPAVGYEWAMTTSATPPTSGTFTATTSAEAGSLAIGTSYYVHVRGVCEEGVDYSAWRTSAIYNTPCISTTVPYFMGFEVAENTSCLLYQDLNGVSTWNVFTGTSTSASTGTNSMQYQWNASVPGNDWFFLQGLTLDANANYRFKFKYKASDGPTYVENLEVKYGTLPTASEMTSGTLATLTGINSALASPFSEFTIDFSPATTGVYYIGFHNFSAADNAFLYIDDISVDFVPPVFTSFEPATACSDDLNETTITITGSNLSDISEIEINGSSYPFTVVNDTTITVDLDENVTTGVITISDGFSTVNSATLFEVFNSPDVDPITAPDTALCMPNTLLLTSTSGGSWSSSDETIATVVGGTVSGVSPGTVTISYSITDNGCTTTVTYDVTINAPVVINSFTPSQTVVTGNNATFSVTASGTGLTYQWFAFDGIDTYQLDDLLSLYGESYTGSTTSSLVIGSVPGDMNGFEFYCEVSGVSPCTPETTTPNSILNVGDTGISSDPVNAALCDGGSTTFTVVRSGDDAEEDITYSWEYDADGTENWLPVTDGDLDGMTISDAETNVLSVSTITLVHDGYRFRGVVTGPANAATSNPATLTVNEGVSISDQPDSTLVCRINTTANFSVATGGVVSGIQWQSSPNGVDTWTNVGTGASLSVNVTPASSVGVTYYRAVVSGTSPCLPLNSDVVTLTVQQPTISVTPSSASYCVPSDPVSLTASGAATYTWSPATGLSATTGDTVLASPASTTTYTVTGVDADGCSNTTTVTVTVNNAVLATATATPDTVCPEANVQLDVTPTQGSKNISAYKFTRTTSTYSALTGATTFSISAGAGTADDGYSALLGIGFNFNFGGNNFTQFRVSSNGAVYLGGAPAATSYAALGADSNVIAFNSRDLNNSGAVYSYVVDGVAPNRILKIQATNFYRYNTPAHTGNAQVWLHETSNLVEIRYGAYNQAWTSAGVQVGLRGTSSAATQIRSISSTTWAAITDASASTSSSATITQGTTNQVVSGTLFRFTPDYSDQFTYSWTSEPAGFTSSVKNPIANPTEDTTYTVTVTGASGCSTTSEVAVSVISGAEIETQPVSLVQCAGTNATFTVEASGPGITYQWRKGGASIDGATSATLQLNNISASDDASYDVVVTPLCGEPVTSDAVTLTVNPLPTAVATNNGPVCEGGTVNLTGSSDVGVTFSWTGPNGFTSTDQNPTISDVTLAASGTYTFTATSADNCSSTGSTEVLISPSLVLAITPSANPINVCEGDLQQLTVSTSTTSVILTENFNGAASGWTTQNLTTGGSNQAATAWTLRPSPYTIAGTFGATLSSNDTSQFMLTDSDIGGSGSVTDTRLQSPAFSTVGYNSVNISFYHYYRIPATFAGLEYSLNGTTWTTLKTYTTVQGAPTGFVQDNIVLPAAALNQAVVYVRFRYDATWQYYWAVDNFVVSGTPIPNVTWSPATDLYTDASGTISYTGGNAATVYARISTTSPTSYTATAVSSFGCESEAIVSLSVTPATTWYADTDGDGFGNDAVTLQACTQPVGYVAVGGDCNDNANTIYPGATEICYDGILQNCNGDLNDGCPVVLTQIRPYFCGTTLQFVNSSILADTPTGLPVGATITGYRYEITNLSTTAVREVEKTIAMIRINETDIAGFNTAYSIRVMVRINNEWQDYGTACTILTPAIPTTAVSTVCGQVLPSLQSTIYATTVVSSTGYEFEVSRMEGGVAVETTTIERSVNNFKLTLLSGIQYVYASEYQVRVRVKANVNGIEGWSNYGAVCSVYTPEAPEAAIDGCGGEEGIAPAALNTPIYATPLTGATQYRFTLSDGVSYNQVYTTSARFFRLSNFNALQTLTPGGNYSVTVEAEIYGYFYPGKDCNILVPGGGLRSNLVKTEETINLPTDFKAVAYPNPFANSFAVDVRTSNTEKVSLTVYDMAGRLLEVKEVNASEVANYQFGDRYPSGVYNMIVTQGEETRTVRVVKQ, from the coding sequence ATGACTAAATACTACAATTCGTTGAGTTGGCGTTTGGGGACGTCGCTCAAAACCCGAGAACCGGATGGAGATAAAAATCCATATGTTAGTTCGTTTTTTGCCACTAAGAAAGTATGGCATTTGATGTTTTTATTTTTGATATTGAACATTTTTAGTTTGGATTCTTTTGCTCAAATTACTGTTGGTGCAGGTAACACATCAAATGGAAATGGACCTTTTAGTTCGTGTTGGGGATATTCCTATCATCAGCAAATTTACCTTCAACCAACTATCAACACAGCAGGTAATATAACGTCTTTGTCTTTTACAAGTGCGGGAATAATTCCAACTACAGCAACAGGCGGTACACCTAATACTCCACAAGGTGCCAATACCGCTTTTAGGATATATTTAGGCCATACCACCAAAGCAGACTTTGCAACCAATAACGATTGGGAGCCATTGGCAAACTTGACATTGGTTTATGATGGGTCTGTCACTATGCCAACATCATCTGGGCAAGTGATTACTATCAATTTAACTGTTCCTTTTGCATATAATAACACAGATAATCTAATTTTAGCGGTTGACGAAAACTCACCAGGATATTCTTGTACTTATAATTGGCTAGCAAATACAGCTCAAACAAATAGAAATATTTATTTTCGAAGTGATACCATAAATCCTGACCCTACCGCACCTGGTACGGGAGCGAGAACAACAACAACACCGCAAGTAGTTTTGGGCGGTCTGGTTCCTGTTTTACCACCTAATTGTATTGCTTCTCCAACCACTCCTTCAAATGCAGGTACTGGGTTTAATGGTTCAAACTTAACTTGGTCTGGAGCAACAGGAAATCCTTCTGGTTATACATTATACTTCGGAACAGATGGAGGAGGGACATTAGCTCCTACCAATTTAGTGAATGGAAGTGCATTAGGTTTAACCAATACTTATGCTATACCACCAGGAACTTTATCACCATCAACAACCTATTATTGGCAGGTAATTCCAACGAACAATAATGGTGCAGCCACAGGTTGTGCAATTTGGTCTTTCACAACAGCAAATTTGCCAAATTGTGTCACAACACAAACACCTGCAAATCTTGCCACAAATGTGGCTCTTAACACTGCTTTATCATGGAGTTCAGTAGCGGGAGCATCTAGTTATGATGTTTTCCTTGGAACTTCATCACCAGCAGCTTTTTATGCCAATGCAACAGGAACTTCAACACCATTAGTAGCAACATTATTGGCGAATACAGAATATTTTTATAAAATTGTCCCTAAAAATGCATTAGGAAGTGCAACATCTTGTGTTGAAGGTTCTTTTACAACAGGTTCTAGTTTTATATATTGTAATCCTACCTATTCTTTAGGGTGTGGAACCGATGCTATTACTAATGTAGTTTTGGGAAGTTTATCAAACGCATCAGGCTGTACTGCTTCTCCACATTATACTTTTTATAATGCATTAACAGTTCCTACACTTCAAAGAGGGGTGAATCAAAATATATCCATTTCTTTTGGTACGGACTCTAACCAATATTCTGCTGTTTGGGTGGATTTTAATCAAAATGGTACTTTTGAAGCCTCAGAAGGATTTCTAGCTACTGGTAATGCCGGAGCAAGCGGCACCGCTGTAATCACAATTAATGTTCCACTAGGAGCCGTTTTAGGAAATACTAGACTAAGAGTTAGAGGTGGAGATGATTCTCCTCTTACGACTAGTATGGCTTGTGGTGCATCTGCTAGTTCTTATGGTGAAACAGAAGATTATATTGTTACTATAACAGAAGCCCCAGTTTGTTTACCTCCAACAGCATTTACTGCTAATGTGTTAGGTGATTCTGTTAACTTGAACTGGTCAAGTACAGGCTCTGATTTTCAAATAGAATATGGTCTGTCAGGTTTTACATTAGGAACTGGAACAACCGTTTTAGCAAGCGGAATATCTACAACAATAGAAGAACTTACACTTGAACAAGCATATCAAACCTACATTCGTCAAGATTGTGGCGTAGATGGTTTTAGTTCTTGGGTAGGGCCAATTACCTTTACCCCATCAAACTCGGTTACTAATACTTCTGGAAATATTAGTACTTTATTAGTAGCTGTTGAGCCTACGCCATCAACTTTTTCAACATGTCCTGGAACATTATCTATTACTGTTCCTACAGGAAAATGGATCGCTTCATTAGCAGTTGAATACAGTATGACTGCTGTGGGAGACCTTTTTGATGAGGGTTGGATGAGCGAACAACGTTCCTTCATTTATTCCCCAACTTTAGGAGTAGGTGAAGCAACTGTTGCTGCAGGAGCAGGAGATTCCACAGGTACATTTAATTACAGTAGAAACCTTCCGTTCGCTGAACAAGCCACAGGTACTATAACATTCCAATTACATGCCTTTAGAGGGTATGGAGGAAGTGGTTGTGGAACAACTTTTAACTTGGTGAATAATGGAACTTGGAAATTAACTCCAGTTTTTGAAGATATACCAAGTTGTTTTGCTGTTTCAGCTAGTAGTATAGTAGTTGTACCAAGTGCTGTAGATAGTGCTTCTATTACTTGGAACGCACCATCATCGCCACCTGCTGTGGGCTATGAGTGGGCAATGACCACTTCGGCAACGCCTCCTACTTCAGGAACTTTTACGGCAACAACATCGGCAGAAGCGGGTTCTTTAGCGATAGGAACTTCCTATTATGTGCATGTTCGCGGAGTATGTGAAGAGGGGGTAGATTATAGTGCTTGGAGAACTTCAGCAATTTATAATACACCTTGTATATCAACCACAGTACCTTATTTTATGGGGTTTGAAGTGGCTGAAAACACAAGCTGTCTCTTGTATCAAGATTTGAATGGTGTGTCAACTTGGAATGTCTTTACAGGTACTTCAACATCAGCATCAACAGGAACAAATAGTATGCAGTATCAGTGGAATGCTTCAGTTCCGGGTAATGATTGGTTCTTCCTTCAAGGATTAACATTAGATGCCAATGCTAATTACCGTTTCAAATTTAAATACAAAGCATCAGATGGCCCTACCTATGTTGAAAATTTGGAGGTAAAATACGGAACATTACCTACAGCTTCTGAAATGACTTCTGGAACGTTGGCTACCCTTACAGGAATTAATTCTGCTTTGGCAAGTCCATTTTCTGAGTTTACAATTGATTTTTCACCTGCTACTACAGGAGTATATTATATTGGATTCCATAATTTCTCTGCGGCTGATAATGCATTTCTATATATCGATGATATTTCAGTAGATTTTGTACCTCCGGTATTTACATCATTCGAACCAGCAACAGCATGTTCTGATGATTTAAATGAAACTACTATCACTATAACAGGTTCAAATCTATCCGATATTTCTGAAATAGAGATTAACGGAAGTTCTTATCCTTTTACGGTGGTAAATGACACTACTATTACAGTTGATTTAGATGAAAATGTAACCACTGGTGTAATAACAATCTCGGATGGTTTTTCAACAGTAAATAGTGCTACTTTGTTTGAAGTATTCAACTCACCGGATGTTGATCCAATCACAGCACCAGATACAGCCTTATGTATGCCTAATACATTATTATTAACAAGTACATCAGGTGGTTCTTGGTCATCGTCAGATGAGACTATAGCAACTGTTGTTGGAGGTACAGTTTCAGGGGTTAGTCCTGGTACCGTAACAATCAGCTATTCAATTACTGATAATGGCTGTACTACTACTGTTACCTATGATGTAACTATTAATGCTCCAGTAGTAATTAACTCATTTACACCAAGTCAAACTGTTGTAACGGGTAATAATGCTACATTCTCAGTTACTGCTTCAGGAACGGGATTAACCTATCAATGGTTTGCCTTTGATGGTATTGATACGTACCAATTGGATGATTTGTTAAGCTTATATGGAGAATCATATACAGGTTCTACTACTTCTTCTTTAGTTATTGGAAGTGTGCCCGGAGATATGAATGGTTTTGAGTTTTATTGTGAGGTATCAGGAGTTTCTCCTTGTACACCAGAAACTACAACACCAAATTCTATACTAAATGTAGGTGATACTGGTATTAGTTCTGATCCTGTGAATGCTGCACTTTGTGATGGTGGTTCAACTACTTTCACTGTTGTGAGATCAGGTGATGATGCAGAAGAAGATATTACCTATTCATGGGAATATGATGCAGATGGTACAGAAAACTGGTTGCCTGTTACGGATGGTGATTTAGACGGTATGACAATCTCAGACGCTGAGACTAATGTATTATCTGTTTCTACAATTACATTAGTTCATGATGGTTATAGATTTAGAGGAGTAGTTACAGGACCTGCAAATGCAGCAACTTCAAACCCTGCTACTTTAACTGTAAATGAAGGTGTTTCAATTTCAGATCAACCGGATAGTACTTTGGTTTGTAGAATTAATACAACTGCTAACTTTAGCGTTGCTACAGGTGGAGTTGTTTCTGGAATTCAATGGCAATCTTCTCCAAATGGAGTTGATACTTGGACTAATGTTGGAACAGGAGCTTCACTAAGTGTGAATGTTACTCCTGCTAGTTCTGTTGGTGTAACTTATTACAGAGCTGTTGTTAGTGGCACCTCACCTTGTTTACCATTAAATTCAGATGTTGTTACGTTAACAGTTCAACAACCAACAATTTCGGTAACACCAAGTTCTGCTTCTTATTGTGTACCAAGTGATCCAGTAAGTTTAACTGCTTCAGGAGCCGCTACATACACATGGTCGCCAGCAACAGGTTTAAGTGCAACAACTGGAGATACTGTCTTGGCTTCTCCTGCCTCTACTACAACTTATACAGTTACAGGTGTAGATGCTGATGGTTGTTCAAATACAACTACAGTAACTGTAACTGTAAATAATGCTGTTCTTGCTACAGCAACGGCAACTCCAGACACGGTTTGTCCGGAAGCAAATGTACAGTTAGATGTTACTCCAACTCAAGGAAGTAAAAATATCAGTGCTTATAAATTTACTAGAACAACATCTACTTATTCAGCTTTAACTGGAGCAACTACATTTTCTATAAGTGCAGGAGCCGGTACAGCTGATGATGGGTATTCTGCTTTATTAGGTATTGGATTTAATTTTAACTTCGGCGGGAATAATTTCACACAGTTTAGAGTAAGTTCAAACGGAGCTGTTTATTTAGGAGGTGCTCCGGCAGCTACTTCTTATGCTGCTTTAGGTGCAGACTCAAATGTAATTGCGTTTAACAGTCGTGATTTAAATAATTCTGGTGCTGTTTATAGTTATGTTGTAGATGGAGTAGCTCCAAATAGAATTTTAAAAATCCAGGCTACTAATTTTTACAGATACAATACTCCAGCTCATACAGGAAATGCACAAGTTTGGTTGCATGAAACTTCTAATTTAGTTGAAATTCGTTATGGAGCTTATAACCAAGCATGGACTTCAGCTGGAGTACAAGTTGGTTTAAGAGGAACCTCATCAGCAGCAACTCAAATTCGTTCGATTTCATCAACAACTTGGGCTGCTATTACTGATGCAAGTGCATCAACTTCCAGTTCAGCAACAATTACTCAAGGAACCACAAACCAAGTTGTAAGTGGAACTTTGTTTAGATTTACACCTGATTACTCAGATCAATTTACTTACTCTTGGACTTCTGAACCTGCAGGCTTTACGTCTTCAGTTAAAAATCCAATAGCAAACCCAACAGAAGATACTACTTATACAGTTACTGTAACAGGAGCTTCAGGATGTTCTACAACATCAGAAGTTGCTGTAAGTGTTATTTCTGGTGCTGAAATTGAAACTCAACCAGTTTCATTAGTACAATGTGCCGGAACAAATGCTACTTTCACTGTAGAAGCTTCAGGTCCGGGTATAACTTACCAATGGAGAAAAGGTGGTGCTAGTATTGATGGTGCTACTTCAGCAACATTACAATTGAATAACATTTCAGCAAGTGATGATGCCTCTTATGATGTGGTAGTTACTCCGTTATGTGGAGAGCCTGTTACATCAGATGCAGTTACTTTAACTGTAAACCCTCTACCAACTGCTGTGGCTACTAATAATGGTCCGGTTTGTGAAGGTGGAACTGTTAATTTAACAGGAAGTTCAGATGTGGGAGTTACATTCTCTTGGACAGGTCCAAACGGATTTACTTCAACAGATCAGAATCCAACGATTTCAGATGTTACACTTGCAGCATCAGGAACATATACATTCACAGCTACTTCTGCTGACAATTGTTCATCAACTGGATCCACAGAGGTTTTAATATCACCAAGTTTAGTATTAGCAATTACACCTAGTGCAAATCCTATTAATGTTTGCGAAGGAGATTTACAACAATTAACAGTTTCTACTTCAACAACTAGTGTTATTCTGACTGAAAACTTTAATGGTGCTGCTTCTGGGTGGACTACACAGAATCTTACAACTGGTGGATCTAATCAGGCTGCGACAGCATGGACTTTAAGACCAAGTCCGTATACTATTGCTGGAACTTTTGGAGCAACCTTAAGTAGTAATGATACTAGTCAGTTTATGTTAACAGATTCTGATATTGGAGGAAGTGGTTCTGTAACAGATACACGTCTACAATCTCCGGCTTTCAGTACTGTAGGTTATAATTCTGTTAATATTAGTTTTTATCACTATTACAGAATCCCTGCTACTTTTGCCGGCCTAGAATATTCACTTAACGGGACAACATGGACTACATTAAAGACCTATACAACAGTTCAAGGAGCTCCAACCGGTTTTGTTCAAGATAATATTGTTTTGCCTGCAGCAGCTTTAAATCAGGCTGTTGTATATGTGAGATTTAGATACGATGCTACTTGGCAATATTATTGGGCAGTTGATAATTTTGTGGTTTCAGGAACTCCTATTCCTAATGTGACTTGGTCACCAGCAACGGATTTATATACCGATGCTTCTGGAACTATTTCTTATACGGGTGGAAATGCAGCAACGGTTTATGCTAGAATATCAACAACTAGTCCAACTAGTTATACTGCTACGGCCGTGAGTTCTTTTGGTTGTGAATCAGAGGCTATAGTGTCATTGTCTGTAACACCTGCAACCACTTGGTATGCAGATACAGATGGAGACGGTTTTGGTAATGATGCAGTTACTCTTCAAGCATGTACTCAACCAGTAGGCTACGTAGCAGTAGGTGGCGATTGTAATGACAACGCTAACACTATTTACCCAGGAGCCACAGAAATCTGTTACGATGGTATCCTTCAAAACTGTAACGGTGATTTAAATGACGGATGTCCGGTTGTTCTAACCCAAATTCGTCCTTATTTCTGTGGAACCACATTACAATTTGTTAATTCTTCTATCTTGGCAGATACACCAACAGGATTGCCTGTAGGAGCAACTATAACAGGTTACCGTTATGAGATAACCAATTTATCTACAACGGCAGTTAGAGAAGTAGAAAAAACAATTGCGATGATTCGTATCAATGAAACGGATATTGCAGGTTTCAATACTGCTTATTCCATCCGCGTAATGGTTAGAATTAATAACGAATGGCAAGACTATGGAACAGCTTGTACTATACTTACTCCGGCAATTCCAACTACCGCAGTGAGTACAGTTTGTGGTCAAGTTTTACCATCATTACAATCTACTATCTATGCTACTACAGTAGTTTCGTCCACAGGATATGAATTTGAAGTAAGTCGTATGGAAGGCGGAGTAGCTGTTGAAACAACTACAATCGAACGCTCGGTAAACAATTTCAAATTAACCTTGTTAAGCGGAATTCAGTATGTTTATGCTTCGGAATATCAAGTTCGTGTTCGAGTAAAAGCAAATGTAAATGGAATAGAGGGTTGGTCTAATTACGGAGCAGTATGCTCTGTATATACACCAGAGGCCCCAGAGGCAGCAATAGATGGTTGTGGAGGTGAAGAAGGTATTGCACCAGCCGCACTAAACACACCAATTTATGCTACACCATTAACGGGAGCAACACAATATCGTTTCACGTTAAGTGATGGTGTTAGCTATAACCAAGTATACACTACATCAGCACGATTTTTTAGGTTGAGTAACTTTAATGCATTGCAGACTTTAACGCCGGGTGGTAACTACTCGGTAACAGTAGAAGCTGAGATTTACGGTTATTTCTATCCAGGAAAAGATTGTAATATTCTAGTGCCAGGTGGTGGTCTAAGATCAAATTTAGTTAAAACTGAAGAAACGATCAACTTACCAACTGATTTCAAAGCAGTGGCTTATCCAAACCCATTTGCAAACAGTTTTGCTGTTGATGTAAGAACTTCCAACACTGAAAAAGTGAGCTTGACTGTGTATGACATGGCAGGACGGCTTTTAGAAGTAAAAGAAGTAAATGCAAGCGAAGTTGCTAACTACCAATTTGGAGATCGTTATCCATCTGGAGTTTACAATATGATTGTAACACAAGGTGAAGAAACGAGAACTGTGAGAGTGGTGAAACAATAA
- the bioB gene encoding biotin synthase BioB has protein sequence MNTTKHNWTKEEILALYNKPLMDLLFESASIHRTHHDPNVVQVSTLISIKTGGCSEDCGYCPQAARYDTKVEGNDLMSVPHVKAQALRAKASGSSRVCMGAAWRNVKDGSEFDQVLEMVRTINKLDMEVCCTLGMLTENQAHRLAEAGLYAYNHNLDTSEEFYKEVISTRGFEDRLQTINNVRKTNITVCSGGIIGMGESIEDRAEMLVTLSNLNPQPESVPINALVAVEGTPMENQKPIEIWEMIRMVATTRIVMPETQVRLSAGRTEINREGQAMCFFAGANSIFAGDKLLTTPNPDVNEDMKMFELLGLKPQKPFEKGLQPKTVEAEDSQLHALGEKPKWSRPGHTIERNVEVSLKGK, from the coding sequence ATGAATACCACAAAACACAATTGGACAAAGGAGGAGATACTTGCCTTATACAACAAACCTTTGATGGATTTGTTGTTTGAATCTGCCTCAATTCACAGAACACATCATGACCCAAATGTAGTTCAAGTATCTACACTAATTTCTATTAAAACAGGAGGTTGTTCAGAAGATTGTGGCTACTGTCCGCAAGCTGCTCGCTATGACACTAAGGTGGAAGGAAATGATTTAATGAGTGTTCCGCACGTTAAGGCACAGGCTTTGCGAGCCAAAGCATCAGGCTCTTCCCGTGTTTGCATGGGTGCAGCCTGGAGAAACGTGAAAGATGGGTCGGAATTTGATCAAGTGCTGGAAATGGTTCGCACCATTAATAAACTAGATATGGAAGTTTGTTGCACTTTGGGAATGCTCACAGAAAATCAAGCTCACCGTTTAGCCGAAGCCGGATTATATGCCTATAACCACAACCTTGACACATCGGAAGAATTTTATAAAGAAGTGATTTCTACCCGTGGGTTTGAAGATCGATTGCAAACCATTAACAACGTTAGAAAAACAAACATAACCGTTTGTAGTGGAGGAATTATTGGAATGGGAGAAAGTATTGAAGATAGAGCCGAAATGTTGGTGACATTGTCAAACTTAAATCCGCAACCGGAATCTGTTCCAATCAATGCTCTTGTTGCAGTGGAAGGAACGCCTATGGAAAACCAAAAACCAATTGAAATTTGGGAAATGATTAGAATGGTTGCTACTACTAGGATTGTAATGCCGGAAACGCAAGTTCGTTTATCTGCCGGGAGAACAGAAATAAATAGAGAAGGCCAAGCGATGTGCTTTTTTGCAGGAGCTAATTCAATATTTGCAGGAGATAAACTATTGACTACTCCTAATCCGGATGTAAATGAAGACATGAAAATGTTTGAATTATTAGGTCTCAAGCCGCAAAAACCATTTGAAAAAGGATTGCAACCCAAAACAGTTGAAGCAGAAGATTCGCAATTACATGCGTTGGGCGAAAAGCCTAAATGGTCAAGACCCGGACACACAATTGAACGTAATGTTGAGGTTTCGTTGAAAGGAAAGTAA